A genomic region of Candidatus Binatia bacterium contains the following coding sequences:
- a CDS encoding chlorite dismutase family protein — protein sequence MAENDSPANTPLDVHAEGWSVLHIYYRIDRALWTSLDEKEQEEGLEEFMALLVAAEQETDLQVVAQGVIGKADFGLVVIHPKIERVQRLTQEVSATILGACFETVYSYLSISEVSEYQTSTGEFARKLIDEEGLAPATEEFQQKLGAFSERMGHYAKARLYPELPGKDKPVICFYPMSKQRGERFNWYALSLAERKRLMGEHATSGRRYAGRIQQLVTSSTGIDDWEWGVTLFSKDLKAIRDIVYELRYDEGSTFYGLFGEFYIGVRIEPLDLAKALQL from the coding sequence ATGGCCGAAAACGACAGCCCCGCCAATACCCCGCTCGACGTGCATGCCGAGGGGTGGTCTGTGCTCCATATATATTACCGGATCGATCGGGCGCTCTGGACGAGCCTTGATGAAAAGGAGCAGGAAGAGGGCCTTGAAGAATTCATGGCCTTGCTTGTGGCAGCGGAGCAGGAAACGGACCTGCAGGTGGTTGCCCAAGGTGTGATCGGCAAGGCCGACTTTGGTCTGGTGGTAATTCATCCGAAGATCGAACGGGTTCAGAGGCTCACCCAGGAGGTGTCCGCCACGATATTGGGGGCCTGCTTCGAGACAGTCTATTCCTATCTCTCCATTTCCGAGGTCAGCGAGTATCAGACCAGCACGGGAGAGTTCGCCCGCAAATTGATCGATGAGGAAGGGCTGGCTCCCGCGACCGAAGAGTTTCAGCAAAAACTCGGCGCTTTCTCCGAGCGGATGGGGCATTATGCCAAGGCCCGCCTCTATCCCGAGCTGCCGGGCAAGGACAAACCCGTGATTTGTTTTTACCCGATGAGCAAGCAGCGCGGTGAGCGTTTCAATTGGTATGCGCTCTCTCTGGCCGAGCGCAAGCGGTTGATGGGCGAGCATGCCACGTCGGGTCGCCGATACGCGGGGCGTATCCAGCAGCTGGTCACGAGTTCCACGGGGATCGACGACTGGGAGTGGGGCGTCACGCTCTTCTCCAAGGACCTCAAAGCGATCCGCGATATTGTCTATGAGCTTCGCTACGACGAGGGCAGCACTTTTTACGGGTTGTTTGGTGAGTTCTATATCGGTGTGCGCATCGAGCCTCTGGATCTTGCCAAGGCTCTGCAACTCTAG
- the rnhA gene encoding ribonuclease HI, which produces MYTDGSCHGNPGPGGWGAILKWEGRERELSGGADATTNNQMELMAVIEGLKALRESCDVEVFTDSKYVMDGMKSWIHGWKKRGWKTANKQPVKNIEYWQSLDREVARHTVTWTWVKGHSGHPENERADLLANEQASRHG; this is translated from the coding sequence ATGTACACGGATGGCTCCTGCCACGGGAACCCCGGACCGGGAGGTTGGGGTGCGATTCTGAAATGGGAGGGTCGCGAGCGCGAGTTGTCCGGAGGTGCCGACGCTACCACGAACAATCAGATGGAGCTGATGGCCGTGATCGAGGGACTGAAGGCGCTGCGCGAATCCTGTGATGTCGAGGTCTTTACGGATTCAAAATACGTCATGGACGGTATGAAGTCCTGGATTCATGGATGGAAAAAGCGCGGTTGGAAGACGGCAAACAAGCAGCCAGTAAAGAATATCGAATATTGGCAGTCTCTGGATCGGGAAGTTGCGCGGCATACGGTCACCTGGACTTGGGTCAAGGGCCATTCGGGTCATCCGGAAAATGAGCGAGCGGATTTACTGGCCAACGAGCAGGCATCGCGCCACGGCTGA
- a CDS encoding DUF4079 family protein has product MISNVDRLMAYIHPIIGLIALALLLRAASFGLRSRERRGEHLRPRHAQAAPLAYGVTLLAFFMGIVSTWLWRPDLDIASGWHFRIGVAVIVLLSTGALLSRRVPEDPRARTLHPLIGMIALLLAALQVFFGMPLLRF; this is encoded by the coding sequence ATGATCTCCAATGTCGATCGTCTCATGGCCTATATCCACCCCATCATTGGGCTCATCGCCCTGGCCCTTCTCCTTCGTGCCGCGAGCTTCGGCCTGCGCTCGCGTGAAAGGCGCGGAGAGCATCTGCGTCCCAGGCATGCCCAGGCCGCACCATTGGCCTACGGTGTCACGCTCCTGGCCTTCTTCATGGGAATCGTCTCGACATGGCTTTGGCGCCCCGATCTGGATATCGCCAGCGGCTGGCATTTCCGCATCGGGGTCGCTGTCATTGTCTTGCTCAGCACCGGCGCCTTGCTCTCGCGGCGAGTACCCGAAGACCCCCGTGCGCGCACGCTCCACCCGTTGATCGGCATGATCGCCCTGCTCCTCGCGGCGTTGCAGGTTTTCTTCGGGATGCCGCTTCTGCGCTTCTAG
- a CDS encoding putative quinol monooxygenase, whose product MIHVIATIPVQAGKGEEFEGIFNELGAQVRANEPGCQRYEFCKSLDRPDHYVVVELYADQESFDAHGKTEYFRAAGKKFGGLMAGAPDIQIVVQD is encoded by the coding sequence ATGATTCATGTGATAGCGACAATCCCTGTCCAGGCGGGCAAGGGAGAGGAATTCGAAGGGATTTTCAACGAATTGGGCGCTCAGGTGCGCGCCAACGAGCCGGGCTGCCAACGGTATGAGTTCTGCAAGTCTCTGGACCGGCCGGACCATTATGTCGTGGTGGAACTTTACGCGGATCAGGAATCTTTCGACGCCCACGGCAAGACCGAATACTTTCGGGCCGCGGGCAAGAAATTTGGCGGCCTGATGGCTGGTGCCCCGGATATTCAGATCGTAGTGCAGGACTAG
- a CDS encoding radical SAM protein, producing MTTGALKAFFLEKGASAAKTEISLVHFLEREEAETWLHKTWPETIRAQATAAVARGERPILGLSCYTWNVGEFLEIAAAAKKDVPELLVVAGGPHVQRAEDFLLDESIDLIILGEGEITFAELLDSAPEQWPGIEGLAWLDEGVVRKTPTRPRRESLDEFPSALDVIELRDEAGEPIYGQMSYETARGCPYRCAFCEWGTGAIGTKMYQFSLDRIRSDFERAAAGGIKDFWLADSNFGALREDAEKTEMVIELRQRTGLPQTFATSWSKNHNKRVQGIVRRLHEENLLSHYHLALQTLTPLALELSNRKNMRDNDFERVVKACANEGIPIAAELIWGLPGDTLSEFETNLDRLLRVFPNINIFGYTLLPGTEFYDRREEYKLETVPVAGYGKAKGEYVVGCHTFSAQEGAEGYFLITAYIVLARGQILPLTAQFLALDESVPVAPLLRKILSALLEEFAEELGEEIAQDRLVAYERRSEIYLALLAKPERTYAVIARVLSEWLGEHDCQHLTQRLVRILGLDRALCPRSGARQLATHEFEFDAAEAIATLSRMERPSDEMVDQSAPVAIEIEYPGGVGEVLHDPDGGSWVRGQLKTNS from the coding sequence ATGACCACAGGTGCCCTCAAAGCATTCTTTCTCGAGAAAGGCGCATCCGCCGCAAAGACTGAGATCAGCCTCGTTCATTTTCTTGAGAGAGAGGAGGCCGAGACCTGGCTCCACAAGACCTGGCCGGAAACAATCAGGGCGCAAGCAACTGCCGCTGTCGCTCGCGGCGAGCGGCCCATTTTGGGGCTGAGTTGCTACACGTGGAATGTCGGCGAGTTTCTCGAAATCGCCGCGGCCGCGAAAAAAGATGTCCCGGAACTTCTGGTCGTCGCCGGCGGGCCTCACGTCCAGCGAGCCGAAGATTTTCTGCTCGATGAATCCATCGATCTGATCATCCTCGGCGAGGGCGAGATCACCTTCGCCGAACTTCTCGACAGTGCCCCGGAACAATGGCCCGGAATCGAAGGACTCGCTTGGCTCGATGAGGGCGTGGTTCGCAAAACACCCACCCGCCCGCGCCGTGAATCTCTGGATGAATTTCCTTCTGCGCTCGACGTTATCGAACTTCGTGACGAGGCAGGCGAACCGATTTACGGGCAAATGTCCTACGAGACGGCTCGTGGCTGCCCTTACCGCTGTGCTTTCTGTGAATGGGGCACAGGAGCCATCGGGACCAAGATGTATCAATTCTCGCTCGATCGTATCCGCAGCGATTTCGAACGGGCGGCGGCTGGCGGCATCAAGGATTTCTGGCTCGCGGACTCCAACTTCGGAGCCCTCCGCGAGGACGCGGAAAAAACGGAGATGGTAATCGAACTCCGTCAGCGCACAGGCCTGCCGCAAACATTCGCTACCTCGTGGTCCAAAAATCACAACAAGCGCGTTCAAGGAATTGTTCGCCGCCTGCACGAGGAGAATCTACTCTCCCATTATCACCTCGCCTTGCAGACTCTGACCCCTCTGGCACTTGAACTAAGCAATCGAAAAAACATGCGCGACAACGATTTCGAGCGCGTCGTCAAGGCATGTGCGAACGAAGGAATCCCGATTGCCGCGGAGCTGATCTGGGGCCTGCCGGGCGATACCCTGAGCGAATTCGAAACGAATCTCGACCGCCTTCTCCGTGTATTCCCGAACATCAATATCTTTGGCTACACACTTCTGCCCGGAACCGAGTTCTACGACCGCCGCGAGGAATATAAACTCGAGACCGTTCCCGTCGCCGGCTACGGGAAGGCCAAAGGCGAGTACGTCGTCGGCTGCCACACCTTCTCGGCCCAGGAGGGCGCCGAAGGCTACTTTCTGATCACCGCCTATATCGTTCTCGCCCGAGGACAAATCCTGCCCCTGACGGCCCAATTCCTCGCGCTGGACGAATCAGTCCCGGTGGCACCGCTACTGCGAAAAATACTCTCGGCTCTTCTTGAAGAATTCGCCGAGGAACTCGGCGAAGAAATCGCTCAGGACCGCCTGGTCGCCTACGAGCGACGCTCCGAGATCTATCTGGCGCTACTCGCAAAACCTGAAAGGACCTATGCGGTGATCGCACGAGTCCTCTCCGAGTGGCTGGGCGAACACGATTGTCAGCATCTGACACAACGGTTGGTGCGGATTCTGGGTCTCGACCGAGCCCTTTGCCCCCGCTCCGGAGCCAGACAATTAGCAACTCATGAGTTTGAATTCGATGCTGCCGAAGCAATCGCAACTTTGAGTCGCATGGAACGCCCGTCGGATGAAATGGTCGATCAATCGGCACCTGTTGCCATCGAAATCGAGTACCCGGGGGGCGTCGGCGAAGTCTTGCATGACCCGGATGGCGGCTCGTGGGTCCGAGGGCAACTCAAGACCAATTCATGA
- a CDS encoding calcium/sodium antiporter, with amino-acid sequence MNIWDWLQLILGLGLLGIGGEFLVRGASRLARVLGISPLVVGVTVVAVGTSAPELAVSLHAAFLGQPDVSIGNVIGSNLLNLLVVLGAAAVVVPLVVAQRLIWWDIPIMIFATGLVWFCARDGHLSRVDGIGLLVVLVSYLVAAVRISTGESDAVRQEYEKEFSEAAGPGWGGMGREIFLMVAGLLLLVVGAEIFVEGAIGIARSLGLSELIISLTIVAVGTSLPELVTALVAATRGENDIAVGNVVGSNIMNLLAILGLTALIAPGGLAVPAAVLSFDLPVLLLASVACLPFLGSGHRLTRPEGMIFLLAYVGYISWLFYSL; translated from the coding sequence TTGAACATCTGGGACTGGCTACAATTGATTTTGGGCCTCGGATTGCTGGGGATTGGTGGTGAATTCCTGGTCCGAGGAGCATCGCGCCTGGCCCGGGTTCTCGGGATCAGCCCTCTGGTTGTGGGCGTGACGGTGGTCGCGGTGGGTACAAGTGCCCCTGAATTGGCGGTTTCCCTTCACGCGGCCTTTCTCGGGCAGCCTGATGTGTCGATCGGGAACGTGATCGGCTCCAATCTGCTGAATTTGCTTGTGGTCCTCGGCGCTGCCGCTGTTGTGGTTCCACTCGTCGTGGCGCAGCGACTGATTTGGTGGGACATCCCCATCATGATCTTTGCGACGGGCCTGGTCTGGTTCTGCGCGAGGGATGGTCATTTGTCCCGAGTGGACGGGATCGGTTTGTTGGTGGTGTTGGTGAGTTATCTGGTGGCGGCTGTCCGGATCAGCACCGGAGAGTCCGATGCCGTTCGTCAGGAATACGAGAAAGAGTTTTCTGAAGCCGCTGGTCCCGGGTGGGGCGGGATGGGTCGGGAGATCTTCCTGATGGTAGCCGGGCTCTTGTTGCTTGTGGTGGGAGCCGAGATTTTTGTCGAAGGGGCGATCGGAATCGCTCGATCGCTCGGGTTGAGCGAATTGATTATCTCGCTGACCATCGTGGCGGTTGGCACCTCGCTACCGGAACTGGTGACGGCGCTGGTCGCGGCTACCCGCGGGGAGAATGATATCGCGGTCGGGAATGTGGTCGGCTCGAACATCATGAACCTGCTCGCGATTCTGGGTCTTACAGCCTTGATCGCGCCAGGCGGCTTGGCTGTGCCGGCAGCGGTTCTGTCATTCGATCTGCCTGTCTTGTTGCTGGCATCGGTGGCCTGCCTGCCCTTTCTGGGTTCAGGGCATCGGCTTACCCGCCCCGAGGGCATGATTTTTCTTCTGGCGTACGTCGGCTATATCTCCTGGCTCTTCTACTCGCTCTGA